AGCGGTGGAAAACTGTTTGTCTCCAATTTTAAAGGCAGTAACTACAATGTGGCAAGGGAGTTTGCGCTGGACAGGCTGGTTGTCGATGAAGAGCGGCAGAAGGTTCGGCTCCACGACGGGCGAGATATTTTTTTCCGGGGGAAACTGCCGGAAGAGCATGATATCCTGTTTCAGACCAGCAAGGACGGTGTTTCGTACCTGGTTGAACTGGAGTTCACCGATATCCATCCCGGATATGCCGCCGGAGATGGTGTGGTTACCGTTGACGGAGATGAAATGGGTATGTTCGTCCATATCCCCAAAGCGAGGGTGACGGGCACGGTAGCCATAAATGAAGACACGCTGGCAGTGAGCGGAACGGCCTATATGGATCACACGTATCAAACCGATCTCTCTTCTAAATTAGTGGACAAAGGATTTCGCCATATCACCCACACGAATAACGGTTTCATGACCGGCTACTACATTATTCCGAAACGCAGATCCGAGACTCCCGTGGTAGGAATCGCCCTGGAAAACAACGGCAGGAAAACGGTGCTACATCATCCCGTGGAAGTTCGCACGATTGAGTCACGGAGGGTTGACGGCAACTCCATTCCCGGGAAAATTGAAATCACCTACGCTTCCGGTGTAACCAGAACCCTTGAACGCATTGACGATTTCCAACATGTCTCTTTTCTGGAGGAGCTCGGAGGCCTGCGCCGCCGGCTGGTCCGAAGTTTTCTGGGCGGCGAGATTATCGAATATGTGGGCACAGGTATGCTGGATAACAACACACCCGTGAATTACAATTTCCTTATAGTTCATTGAGGCGGGAGAATATGCCGGATGGCGAATCATCGACTTTTTTTGCACAGTGATTTGTATATTGATGGCATTCCGGGTGGCGGAGACCTGTAGTTCCAACCACGCAACTACCTCAACCCCGGCTGGTTTATCCGAAAAGTAATTAAATCTGCTGCTTTCAAGAAACCTGTACGTCCATGAACATTTTGTTTATTCCATCTCTGCCGATATCCCATGAACTGACTGACAAAGACGGCTTTCTTGATATTGCGAACCGGGATAAATGGATGTCCTCGCTGCTTATTAGAAGAGGCTACCCCACCCGGCTCTGGGCTGCTGGTGAAAGCTCCTATGAGGATGAATGGCAGTATGACGACCTCCCAGCGGTGCCTGTCCGGATTTTCAAAACGGACGCATCCAATCCGGATCCGCTGCGTGAAGTATCCACGGCCTTGAACAAGGCGGTAGCCGAATCGGATGCCGATATGGTGATATTGAAGGGGTTGGATGGCGGAGTCGGACTTCAACTTGCAAAGCACGTGCTAGTCCCGAAAGGTATTCCCTTTGCATGGATCATCGACGGAACCTGGTATCATCCTCTTCTGGCCAGGGCATTCGCTGTACTTTATGAAACAGAGTGGCAGCGCGGTCAGCTGACTTCCCGCGGTATCCGATTCTGGCGCAAAGTGATCGATGACAAAAAGATGATTCCGCTTCCGAAATCGGTGGATACCCGCCACTTTGCGCCGGATCCGCTGGTAACCAAAGAGTGTGATGTAATCGGGATGGAGCAGGTGCTGACCCACTCTCCCAAAATGGATTCGCTTATTGCGCTCTCCCGCCATCTGAAAGTGGGCGTGATCGGCGGGGGGTCAGAGCTTTATAACTTCAGAAAAAGATATCCGGAAATTGACTGGTATGGAGCTGTCCCCTATTCCGACCTGCCGGCAATGATAAACCGGGGCAGGATCTTTTTCCACAGCGGGTTGCGCCACGACCACCCCAGATCTATTGTGGAAGCGGCTGCATGCGGTGTTCCTCCCGTGGCTTTCCGGGAAGTGACTGATGAACGCGTTCTCCCGGAAAGTGTCGGCTGGCGGATCACCCAAAAGAAATTTGTCGACGAACTGGTGGCCCTGGCAGCCGACCGTGAAAAACTTCAAAAGGTCTCCCACACGGCCCGGTCTCATGCGGAGAAACACTGGCATCATACTTCCTCTCTTCCCGCCATCAGGGAATTAATTAACCGGATGATTGAAACCAAAAAAAATACCGGCTGAGTTTACGGCCTGAACCCAGTTGTTCGGCCTTATCACGCATCATTATACACCAAACCTGAGCGATCATGGCAACATATAACCCCCTGGTCAGCTGCCTGCTTCCGGCCGGAACCGATTACTCCCGCCTTGCAAGGTCTATCCACTGCTACCAGCAGCAAAGCTGGAAAAATAAAGAGTTGATAGTCATTGATTCAGGTCACCGTGACATTATGCCCTTGCTGGAGGATATTCCTTCGAATGAAGTCCGCCACATCAGGGCTGCCAAAAAATCAGGATATACGGAGTCTTCGCTATTGAATCTTGGGGTGAACCAGGCTGAAGGTGACATGATCGCGTACTGGGGAGAGACTGAATGGCACCATCCCGACAGGATACAAACCCAGGTTGATGCCATGACCGATACGGACAATGCCTGTGTACTTCACTCCACACTTCTTCACCTGGATCATCCGGAATATGTGCATCACCCGTACTCGCTACCGGTTTCCGGAGGATATGCCGGCAGCCTGGTGGTTCGCAACAGGAATGACCTCCATTTCCCAAAAACCAGAAAGGATGCCAAGCAGCGCTATCTCAAATTTCTTGATGAAACCGAGGTCTGTACATTAGACGATTCGATGGCCTGGCTGATGATTCGCTGCCTGGAGGGTGGCTCAAAGTCCGATGGATATAAAGCGTTTGTCGCGGGCCTTCGCGATTCCCCGAAAAGCGCCGCCTGGAAATTCTGGCTTACGTTTCGGGGAAAAAGCCTGGCCACACATCCCCGGTTTTCCATATCGGAAAAAGAGCGTCAGGCTTTTTACCGCTACTTGAAAGAGTCCCAAAGGCTTGGTTTGATCCGGTCGATAACGGATGGTCACACGCCTGCCTGATCCGCCCGGCGCCTCAGGTTTTCCATGAGCGCATCAAAACCCCTTCTGCGAATGATATTTTGAAAGGAGCGGCGATATGACTGGGCCGTCCATGCTCTGTCGACGGACATATCCGTGATGTACCACTCGCCATCCTTTTGTTTCATCTGATACAGTACGGGGATACGGTTGTCATCGAGGATCGCGGTAGTCGTTACCATGGCGGTATGCTCATCAACAGTGATATCCTCGTAGATCACATCCGCCCGGTAGATATCAAGCCGCTGCAGCGATTGATCCCTGATGATCGTGGCAAACAGCTCCGTAAACTCCTCCTGTTCTTCGGGATCGAGTTCGTAGAATGTATCGTCGAGAGCAAAGCGGGCCATCTCCCGGTAATCCATCATGTCATTGATGATACTGCGCAGCCGGCGTCGCTGCTCATCGGTGTACTCTGTTCCGGCGGGACCCAAAAGCTCCTTTATTTGATCGTCCCGTTCCTGCAGAATTGATCGTATTTCCTGTTCTTTGGAGGATTCGGCGAAAACCGGTAAGGCTGCTAGCAGGACTAAAAACAGAATGAGCGTAGATTTCATGCGATTATTCTTGTAGGAATGAGACGATCTGGTTTCAGAAAGTATACGTTAAACGGATGATCACCGTGATTGTTATTAATACCGGCTCACGGAGCTGAAGCAGCGTTGCTTCCCGGCATGAGCTCAAACAGCGGCAGGCCGGCGGCTCTGTGCAGCCGTGCCACCCTCATATTGAGGTTGAAGGTCAATTCGGTCACCTCCACTTCAAGCTCCATCTTCTTTTTCACAGCATCCACCAGGTTTTTGATATCGCCGAAGCCAAGGTCGAAGTCGATCTGTTCGGTACGGAGCCATTCATTGCTGAGATCGAGCGCATTGGATTTGCTTCGCCTCCGCGACTCCGTAACCCTGGCATCACGATATCTGTCACCCAGTTCCAGACGGATTCCGTCTGTGGCGGCATCCCTGGTGTCCCGGACCTGCTGCCTCTGAATTCTGGAACGCTGCACACTGTTGTTCACCTGCCAGAAATTCAGGTTCTGCCGGAAGCCGAAGCCCACCC
The Balneolales bacterium ANBcel1 DNA segment above includes these coding regions:
- a CDS encoding glycosyltransferase; protein product: MNILFIPSLPISHELTDKDGFLDIANRDKWMSSLLIRRGYPTRLWAAGESSYEDEWQYDDLPAVPVRIFKTDASNPDPLREVSTALNKAVAESDADMVILKGLDGGVGLQLAKHVLVPKGIPFAWIIDGTWYHPLLARAFAVLYETEWQRGQLTSRGIRFWRKVIDDKKMIPLPKSVDTRHFAPDPLVTKECDVIGMEQVLTHSPKMDSLIALSRHLKVGVIGGGSELYNFRKRYPEIDWYGAVPYSDLPAMINRGRIFFHSGLRHDHPRSIVEAAACGVPPVAFREVTDERVLPESVGWRITQKKFVDELVALAADREKLQKVSHTARSHAEKHWHHTSSLPAIRELINRMIETKKNTG
- a CDS encoding glycosyltransferase; protein product: MATYNPLVSCLLPAGTDYSRLARSIHCYQQQSWKNKELIVIDSGHRDIMPLLEDIPSNEVRHIRAAKKSGYTESSLLNLGVNQAEGDMIAYWGETEWHHPDRIQTQVDAMTDTDNACVLHSTLLHLDHPEYVHHPYSLPVSGGYAGSLVVRNRNDLHFPKTRKDAKQRYLKFLDETEVCTLDDSMAWLMIRCLEGGSKSDGYKAFVAGLRDSPKSAAWKFWLTFRGKSLATHPRFSISEKERQAFYRYLKESQRLGLIRSITDGHTPA
- a CDS encoding ABC transporter substrate-binding protein, with product MKSTLILFLVLLAALPVFAESSKEQEIRSILQERDDQIKELLGPAGTEYTDEQRRRLRSIINDMMDYREMARFALDDTFYELDPEEQEEFTELFATIIRDQSLQRLDIYRADVIYEDITVDEHTAMVTTTAILDDNRIPVLYQMKQKDGEWYITDMSVDRAWTAQSYRRSFQNIIRRRGFDALMENLRRRADQAGV